In Oncorhynchus tshawytscha isolate Ot180627B linkage group LG06, Otsh_v2.0, whole genome shotgun sequence, the following are encoded in one genomic region:
- the LOC112252222 gene encoding LOW QUALITY PROTEIN: ras-related protein Rab-11B (The sequence of the model RefSeq protein was modified relative to this genomic sequence to represent the inferred CDS: inserted 2 bases in 1 codon), producing MGTRDDEYDYLFKVVLIGDSGVGKSNLLSRFTRNEFNLESKSTIGVEFATRSIQVDGKTIKAQIWDTAGQERYRAITSAYYRGAVGALLVYDIAKHLTYENVERWLKELRDHADNNIVIMLVGNKSDLRHLRAVPTDEACAFAEKNTLSFIETSALDSTNVEEAFKNILTEIHRIXQKQIADRSAHDESPGNNVVDISVPPTTDGQKNKLPCCQSL from the exons ATGGGAACCCGAGACGACGAATACGACTATCTTTTCAAAG TGGTGCTGATCGGAGACTCTGGTGTGGGGAAGAGTAACCTGCTATCCCGTTTCACACGGAATGAGTTCAACCTGGAGAGCAAAAGCACCATCGGTGTGGAGTTTGCCACCCGCAGCATCCAGGTGGATGGCAAGACAATAAAGGCCCAGATCTGGGATACAGCTGGACAGGAGCGTTACAGAGCCATCACTTCAGC GTACTACCGGGGGGCAGTGGGGGCTCTCCTAGTGTATGACATCGCCAAGCATCTCACCTATGAAAATGTGGAGCGCTGGCTGAAGGAGCTCCGGGATCATGCTGATAACAACATCGTTATCATGCTGGTGGGCAACAAGAGTGACCTGCGCCACCTCAGGGCAGTGCCCACAGATGAGGCTTGTGCTTTTGCAG AGAAGAATACGCTATCATTTATTGAAACATCAGCTTTGGATTCCACTAATGTGGAAGAGGCATTCAAGAACATCCTCACAG aaATCCATCGTAT ACAAAAGCAGATAGCTGACAGATCAGCACATGACGAGTCTCCAGGCAACAATGTAGTGGACATCAGTGTCCCCCCCACCACCGATGGGCAAAAAAACAAACTACCGTGCTGTCAAAGCCTGTGA